GGTAAGAAGTCGGCTATTGTGCTTGAGGACCTGACAGGAATCCAGTTCAAGAGGGGCAAGGACATGAATCGCCGCCTCAGCCTGTGGCCGAGGAGGAAGCTCCACCAGATCATCGAGTACAAGGCCCAGTGGAGAGGAATCCCTGTCGTCAAAGTCGATCCAAGATACAGCAGCAGAAAGTGCCCGATGTGTGGGAAAATACAAGATTCCCGAATGGGCACGGCGTTCATATGCGAGTGTGGCTGGCACCTAGACAGACACATCAACGCCAGCATCAACCTGCTGCAGACAGCCATCTCGAACGGGATGGCAGGGGGTCTACGGTTCGACCCCGGCGCGTTCCAGCATGACGTGATGATGATCCTATACGAGCCAGCGATGGCCGCACGGTCGGAGCCGAATGGAACGAGTTGCATAGGAGAGGTGGCCTGAGGGTCATCATCCGATAATGCTACAGAACCGGCTCTATCCGATTCGGCGGGACTATTAGCGTCATACAATCTCGAGGGCCAGGCCGAAATCCGCCTCTGGGATGTTGACCATCTCCAGCGGTATGAAGCCGATTCTCATCACTTCGAGCACGAGGAACTTCGCATGGACGTAAAGCTCGAAGCTACCCGGGCTCGTGAATGTAACTGGCACAGTGGCGGATATTCCGAACCCAAGGTCCGTCTGATTCGTCATCTCGCCGAGGAATGTCCCATCCATGAGATATATCGAAACGTTCCTGAGGTCGATCGAGGTCCCTCGGAGGAACCAGTTCCCTGGCTTCTCGGAGATCTTGGTGAGGAGAACCATGAACTGCATCGGTTGGTTCACAGTCCCGCTCGCGGGGCCGCTGATCGAAAGACCCCATGAGGTGTTGCCCGCCCAGATGTCCCTGTACCCCGTGAAGTCCCCGAGACTTGCGTATGCGGGAGATTGGATGTATGTCTCCCCTTGGGCTGGCAGTATCTTAGGGCTCATGATCGTCCAGACGACAATAATCAGGATTATCGCAATTACAACGATTATCCCGCCCCAATGGTTCTTCCTCTTCGGTTTGACGGGCTTCTCCGGCTCGACGAGCTCGTCGTAGTCCTCCTTCCAGACATCCTCGGCAGGCTTCTCTGACTCCTCTGGCGGGGGAGGCGGGATGTCGGCTACCTCAGTCGGCTTGACAACCACGGGCTCTGGCTTCGGCTCCTCAGGACTCAATCAATGCACCCTATCTGGTTTACCCATCACCGCAAACGCAAATCAACATTTCGGTGGGAAGACCTTCAGAACGACCGTTCCATCGGAAGCGCTGGCGCTTTGCGAGCCTGACGGTAACGCTTTTATATGGGACGCTACATAGCGTGAATCCCCGCCCCAAGGGGCAACGCCTATATATGGCATGGTCTCTTGTGAAAGGGGGATGGGGGACGTGCACCCGACCACTTTTTGTGTCCGGGGAAGATGGTTGAGGGGCAGCGGCTATGGAAGGACCGCGGGCTCCAGTGAATACCGATCATGTGCGATACGGACGTGTGCTGAGTCGACATGCTAGCGGCTAATTATACCGTCTGGGGAATGGCTCGGTTCGGGCGCCGAAGAAGGTCGTGCCAAGCTGCGATATGCACCGGGTAAGCGCAAGGAGCTGTTGATCCGGTGATTACCGAATGGGACTTCCCACTCTTTGGAGTGATCCGTGAGGATCGGGAACCGGGGGGATCGAAGCATCCTAGTACCCCGAGGAAAAGAAATCAATCGAGATGCCGTCAGTAAAGGCGATCGAACGCGGCAGAGGGCAAACTGAATCCTCCCAGGAAACTGGGCGGAGATGTGGTGTTGTAGACTCCGGTACATCTTAACCTGTTAACCCGAAATCGACTGGAACGTCGTGCCATAGAGGGTGATAGCCCTGTAGGGATCCGCGGGAAAGATGATTCTGGATGTTCTAGAGTATTGCGCCTTGGATATGGCGTGAGAAGTCGGGAGCCATTTGCTCCCAACCCTAAATACGACCCGAGACCGATAGTGCAGTAGTAGTGTGAACGAAAGCTGAAAAGTACCCTTAGCGGGAGGTGCAAAGAGCCTGAAACCAGATGGTGACTTTAATATACGGCGTGCAAGGGACGAAGCTCGCAAGAGTGGACCGACGTCGTATTATCCGTTTCGAATAACGGGCCAGGGAGTTCGGACCGATGGCGAGGTTAATTGGATTAACCAAGCAACCACAGGGAAACCGACAAGTCCGCAACCCGCAAGGGCCAGGGACGAGGTGGGCTCGCCTGTAGTCATCGATGAGAGACCCGAAGCCAGTTGATCTAGGCGCAGATAGGTTGAAGCCCAGGGAAACCTGGGTGGAGGACCGAACCCGTGTTGAGGTGCAAATCACTGGGATGATCCGCGTCTAGGGGTGAAAGGCCAATCTAAACTGGACATAGCTGGTCCCCCCCGAAACTACTCGCAGGTAGATCTCAGACGAGGTGGACGATGGGGTAGAGCGACCGATTAGACATTTAGGTGGAGAAATCCGTCGGTGTCTTGCCAAACTCCGAACCTGTTGTCACTGAAGACTCTGGGAGTGAAC
This Candidatus Thermoplasmatota archaeon DNA region includes the following protein-coding sequences:
- a CDS encoding transposase — protein: GKKSAIVLEDLTGIQFKRGKDMNRRLSLWPRRKLHQIIEYKAQWRGIPVVKVDPRYSSRKCPMCGKIQDSRMGTAFICECGWHLDRHINASINLLQTAISNGMAGGLRFDPGAFQHDVMMILYEPAMAARSEPNGTSCIGEVA